The DNA window ACACCCTACGGACAATTTCAATCGCCGATCCCGGTCGTTCGGCAACAAGGCACCCTTATGGTGGCCTATGAGGATATCGACCCGTCGCATCGTTCGATCTATGTTGCTCGCTCGGTCGACGGAGGCATCTCGTTTTCACCGAGACTCGTCACGCAATACACCGACCTCGGTCGGCTCTATCCTTCTAGCGGAGACCAGCACCCGGTCATCAAAGGCCATGTTCGCGTCAACAGCTTCCCTTCCATTGCAGCAGGAAGCGGGCAACGGCTGTATGTGACGTATGCCGGACGCGGAGCAGATCTGCGACCGCACATCTATTTTTCGAGATCGGACAACGGAGGGTTCTCTTGGTACGAACCCGTCGCGATCGACGGCGACAGCAGTACTCGCGCAACCGACAAATTCTTTCCGTGGATCGCTGTCGATCAAGCCACAGGCGATATCGGCATCGTGTACTACGATAGCCGTAACGATTCACTGCACAACGAACTCATCGACGCGTATTTGCTCTTCTCGCATGATTTCGGTGCGACCTTTACTCCGCTGCGACTCTCGGGCTCGTCATTCGATCCGAAAGCGTCGAGCAGCCGAGACAGCGTCGGGTCGTCGGCGGATGATAGTTTGGAGTTCATCGGGGATTACCTCTCGATCGACGGCCGGAACAAGCGATGGGTCGCAGCATGGTCCGATAGCCGCGTCGGCTACGATCAGGATATCTACGTTGCGATCGTTCGTCCGTATGCTCCGGCTGCCGTACAAAACTTTCAGGCAGTCGAGAATACAGCGTCACACCAGCCCGATCTTTCGTGGCAATACACTGCTCGCACAACCGCCGGCATGCCACTCGCAACGTATAACTTCCATCTGCGTCGCGACGATGGCGGGCTCGATACGATGCTCGACGCATCGATACTCACGTTCCACGATGAGCATGCCGCGCTGAACAAGAACTATCGCTATTCGATCCAGGTCGTGGCGGCAGCAGATACAAGCTCCACCGCATACACCAACTACTACCCTCGCACAGTGTGGGAGCCGCTACCGCCGACAATTATCTCGGCAACTGCGCAGCCCGGGGGATTCCAGACGAATATTACAATCCCGTCACGATCGGTGAGTGGCGACACGGTGCACGGCCTCTACAAGCTTTATTACATCCTCGACGATGTCACGACCGATAGTGCCATCGTACGTGACGCACAGCGCGGTGCGACCCTCGCGCCGTTTACAAGCACCACTGATGGTTTTCATAAATTTCAGATCGTGATCGCCGTGCAGCTTCCGAGCGGCGACACTGTGCTCTCGGTGCGCACTGCGCCGCATTGGCTCTATGCGGGGACGCCATATACTGACTATAGCGAAGATTTTACCACCGGCTCAAACGTCTTCTCGATCTTCGGATGGAGTACGACGACTGCCGCCGGTGCATTTACGACGCCGTACATCAACGACTCGTTGCCGTTCGTGAATTACGCAGCGAACGAGGATACCTGGTTCTGCCTGCCGCCAGTCGTGATCTCGGCGCAAACCAAGACACTGGAGTTCGATCACATCGCCGCCGTTGCAACTGAAGATTCGGCATGGCTCGAATACTCGCTTGACGACGGACTGAGCTTTGTGCCACTTGCGGAGTTCGATACCGCCCGTTATCCGAACGATTGGAAACATACCCTTGCCGGCAGCAGCATTCGTCACGAGGCCATCTCAGTAACGAATGTGATTGGCCACAACCTGATCGCGCGCTACCGGCTACGGACCAACTCATCGTCTGCCGACGGTTGGTTTATCGGAAATATCAAGTATTCGGATGCGTTGGGTGTCGCGCCGACGGTGCCGTCGGTACTGGAGATGTCTCTGCGCGTAGTGACGAATCCGGTCACATCGGATCTGCCGGCATCGGTGTTGTTGCGATTGTTCGAGGGTGGGCGCGTGACACTTTCAGCCTATGATATGCTGGGTCGCGAGGTTGTGTCGGTACTTGGGGGTGACAAGCTCGACGCGGGAGCGTACGAAATAAATATCCCCGGGCTATTGCCGGGGACATATACAATCGTTTGTCGATTGGCATCGGGTGCCGTTGCAACAACCCGAGTCGCTGTACTACGATAGAAGCGGTTTAGAAGTCTTCCTCGTCGTCATCGTCCTCGTCGAATTCGAGGTCGTCTTCGAATTCAAAATCATCGTCCTCGACGTCGTCTTCCTCCTCGTCGCCGTCCTCGGACTCTTCGCCATCCTCCGTTTCTTCTTCTCCTTCCTCTGCATCATCGTCGTCGTCGTACTCATCGTCGTCGAAGTCTTCGTCATCGTCGTACTCTTCGTCGTCGTCGAGATCCTCATCGCCACCAAGCGCGATCGCGCCGAGTGCAACGACGCCGGCACCTACTGCCGCGGCCTTCATGCCGGAGCCGAGAGCGCTGGTGGTCGAGTCGATATCGTCGGCGGGGACGACGATGGCCGAGAGTGACGGCGCATCGATCGCCTGTTGCGGTGTATCGTAGATCGGGAATACTCGGTTGAGCTGCGTGAGCTCGAGCAGCGAACGAACATCGTCGCTGACACCGACAAGGCGAACGTCGCCGTCGTGCGAGGTCTGTTGGCGTCGCGCAAGCAACAACGCCGAGAGTCCGGCAGAATCGATATACTGCACATCCGTAAGGTCGATCACGAGCGTCTCGACATCTGGTTGAGCGAGGATCAGGAATTCAGCTTTCAACTCGGGAGCCAACATCGAGTCGAGCCGAGCTTCCTGTGGCCGGAAGATCGCGGCGCGGTCTTTCTGTTCGATCGTAAAATTCATGGTTACAACCCCTCTGACAAATTCTCTTATGGTTTATCTCAAACTATCTGGGAGTGCGAAATTACAAAACTTTCTTCCAGATAGTACAAAAATACGATACAGTTGTTACGACACCAATACGAGCGATGTAGGGTCGAAGGTTACAGTGGGCACGGATTTTGCAGGTGTATTTTTCCGAAAACATGGGTACTGGATGAGGGGCAGCTCTCGCGATGCAGTGTTGTCAACATGACGACACTGTGCGGTCGCAAAGCTGCCACTTTCCGGTAACTTTGTGATTTCCGGGATTGTTTGTACTATGCTATAGCAAAAGGCTGTTAATTATTTCTTAAAGGGGAGTACTTATGTCGAGCGAAACAATGAAGGCGCCGACGACGAACGGCACCACGGTCGTCCCGCAAAAAGCAGGGCTGGAAGACATCATCGCAGGAACGAGCAACATCTGCTTCCTCGATGGGAAGCGAGGTATCCTCGCCTACTACGGATATGATATCCACGACTTGGTAAAGGGCAGTTTCGAAGAAACGATCTATCTCTTGTGGTTCGGCAAACT is part of the Bacteroidota bacterium genome and encodes:
- a CDS encoding exo-alpha-sialidase, with the translated sequence MRAQSIEPHPDSPTDFPNINVTFSLLADQNEPSLAINPTDPRNIVLSCNDYRSDTSLWYFVSNDGGVHWDGAPFSSKWPASASATDPGIAFDYSGRAFASYGRASAGFVPAPAYQMNDVVTFASTDKGANWNGPVRVVFDSDAIGTANQYADKYYIAADLDSLSPYAGAIYVTWANYINGKSAIAVSHSTDHGATWSAPSFVTPYGQFQSPIPVVRQQGTLMVAYEDIDPSHRSIYVARSVDGGISFSPRLVTQYTDLGRLYPSSGDQHPVIKGHVRVNSFPSIAAGSGQRLYVTYAGRGADLRPHIYFSRSDNGGFSWYEPVAIDGDSSTRATDKFFPWIAVDQATGDIGIVYYDSRNDSLHNELIDAYLLFSHDFGATFTPLRLSGSSFDPKASSSRDSVGSSADDSLEFIGDYLSIDGRNKRWVAAWSDSRVGYDQDIYVAIVRPYAPAAVQNFQAVENTASHQPDLSWQYTARTTAGMPLATYNFHLRRDDGGLDTMLDASILTFHDEHAALNKNYRYSIQVVAAADTSSTAYTNYYPRTVWEPLPPTIISATAQPGGFQTNITIPSRSVSGDTVHGLYKLYYILDDVTTDSAIVRDAQRGATLAPFTSTTDGFHKFQIVIAVQLPSGDTVLSVRTAPHWLYAGTPYTDYSEDFTTGSNVFSIFGWSTTTAAGAFTTPYINDSLPFVNYAANEDTWFCLPPVVISAQTKTLEFDHIAAVATEDSAWLEYSLDDGLSFVPLAEFDTARYPNDWKHTLAGSSIRHEAISVTNVIGHNLIARYRLRTNSSSADGWFIGNIKYSDALGVAPTVPSVLEMSLRVVTNPVTSDLPASVLLRLFEGGRVTLSAYDMLGREVVSVLGGDKLDAGAYEINIPGLLPGTYTIVCRLASGAVATTRVAVLR
- a CDS encoding STAS domain-containing protein; this encodes MNFTIEQKDRAAIFRPQEARLDSMLAPELKAEFLILAQPDVETLVIDLTDVQYIDSAGLSALLLARRQQTSHDGDVRLVGVSDDVRSLLELTQLNRVFPIYDTPQQAIDAPSLSAIVVPADDIDSTTSALGSGMKAAAVGAGVVALGAIALGGDEDLDDDEEYDDDEDFDDDEYDDDDDAEEGEEETEDGEESEDGDEEEDDVEDDDFEFEDDLEFDEDDDDEEDF